The following proteins come from a genomic window of Maribacter sp. HTCC2170:
- a CDS encoding carboxypeptidase-like regulatory domain-containing protein, which produces MTNKLFQGTNKMYSAIILAILFIGMAGIPNASAFFQDEQEQEINFKQYKGEIRDADNKKPLVFATLTVEGTNISTISNTEGEFALKVPKDMSEGNVLISFLGYKTKLLPLAQFKDGNNKIYMDISIVELSEVSLSIPTNAEGLVRETLKKRGQNYFDDPTLMTAFYRETIKKRKRNVSLSEAVVNIYKTPYTSSRKDAVQLYKARKSTDYSKLDTIALKLQGGPFNALFVDIMKYPEYIFADNSLNKYDFSFDRSTKVKDRQIFVVNFIQKPSVHEQLYKGKLYIDAENKILTSAIYALNITNKHEASKLFVRRKPRNAKVWPNEVAYRVDYREKNGRWYYGYSNVLLEFKIDWDKKLFNSVYSMTCEMAVTDWEKNLSNEMPKSKERIKTSIILGDEAIGFADPDFWGEYNIIEPEKSIESAIKKIQRQLKKSKTRGGTSAP; this is translated from the coding sequence ATGACGAATAAACTCTTTCAAGGAACCAATAAGATGTATTCTGCAATTATTCTTGCGATACTATTTATTGGAATGGCCGGTATTCCCAATGCATCGGCTTTTTTTCAAGATGAACAGGAACAAGAAATAAACTTTAAACAGTATAAGGGTGAAATAAGAGATGCAGACAATAAAAAACCCTTGGTGTTCGCTACCTTAACGGTTGAAGGGACCAATATCAGTACTATTTCCAATACAGAGGGAGAATTCGCCCTGAAAGTTCCAAAAGATATGAGTGAAGGGAACGTCTTGATATCTTTTTTAGGATATAAAACCAAGTTGTTACCATTGGCACAGTTTAAAGATGGTAACAATAAAATTTATATGGACATCTCAATTGTTGAATTGTCTGAAGTAAGTCTGAGTATCCCTACCAATGCGGAGGGCCTGGTGAGAGAAACTTTAAAGAAAAGAGGGCAAAATTATTTTGATGACCCAACATTAATGACCGCCTTTTACAGAGAGACCATTAAAAAAAGGAAAAGGAATGTCTCACTTTCCGAAGCAGTAGTAAATATATATAAGACCCCTTACACATCGAGCAGAAAAGATGCCGTACAGTTATATAAAGCTCGAAAAAGTACGGATTACAGCAAATTGGATACAATTGCCCTTAAACTTCAAGGAGGTCCTTTTAATGCCCTATTTGTAGACATAATGAAGTATCCTGAATATATTTTCGCAGATAATTCATTGAACAAGTATGATTTTAGTTTTGACCGTTCTACTAAAGTAAAGGACAGGCAAATTTTTGTTGTTAATTTTATTCAAAAACCATCTGTTCACGAGCAATTATATAAAGGTAAATTATATATAGATGCTGAAAACAAGATATTGACCAGTGCCATTTACGCTTTGAACATTACAAATAAACATGAAGCTTCTAAGCTATTCGTGAGAAGAAAACCAAGAAATGCCAAAGTATGGCCAAACGAGGTTGCTTATAGGGTTGATTATCGAGAGAAAAACGGAAGATGGTATTACGGCTATAGCAATGTACTCTTGGAGTTTAAAATTGATTGGGATAAAAAGTTATTTAATTCTGTATATAGCATGACCTGTGAAATGGCTGTAACCGATTGGGAAAAGAATCTATCTAACGAAATGCCAAAATCCAAAGAGCGAATAAAAACTTCTATTATTTTAGGTGATGAAGCCATAGGTTTTGCGGATCCTGATTTTTGGGGTGAATATAATATTATTGAACCTGAAAAATCTATAGAATCAGCGATTAAGAAAATTCAACGACAACTTAAAAAATCTAAAACTCGTGGAGGCACTTCTGCTCCTTAA
- a CDS encoding SRPBCC family protein encodes MKYTTEILIDLPLNEFIKKLDNPDNMKHWQKGLVKYNIISGAPGQEGGKMELRYQMGKRKIVMVETILKRNLPYEFHTTYDTKGVHNVQKNYFKEISASQTKWISEAEFQFSGFMMKLMAFFMPGAFKKQSLKYLKDFKAFAEKGVSVANS; translated from the coding sequence ATGAAATACACCACCGAAATTTTGATTGATTTGCCCTTGAACGAATTCATAAAAAAATTGGATAATCCTGACAACATGAAACATTGGCAAAAAGGTCTCGTAAAATACAACATCATTTCTGGAGCACCTGGTCAAGAAGGAGGGAAAATGGAGTTACGATATCAAATGGGCAAGCGAAAGATTGTAATGGTGGAAACCATACTTAAAAGAAATCTGCCCTATGAATTTCATACCACTTATGATACCAAGGGGGTTCATAATGTTCAAAAGAACTATTTCAAGGAGATTAGTGCCAGCCAAACTAAATGGATTTCAGAAGCTGAGTTTCAATTTTCAGGCTTTATGATGAAATTAATGGCATTTTTTATGCCAGGTGCTTTTAAAAAGCAATCTTTGAAATACCTAAAGGATTTTAAAGCATTTGCCGAAAAAGGTGTTTCCGTCGCTAATTCATAA
- the rluF gene encoding 23S rRNA pseudouridine(2604) synthase RluF translates to MTQKETRINKYLSEVGYCSRRAADKLIDQGRVTINGKVPEMGTKIISGDEVRVDGELISEPKEKPVYLAFNKPIGIVCTTDTRVEKDNIIDFINYPKRIFPIGRLDKPSQGLIFLTNDGDIVNKILRARNHHEKEYLVTVDKPINKKFLDQMASGVPILDTVTRKCEITEVNKYQFKIILTQGLNRQIRRMCEYLGYNVKKLKRIRIMNVKLDMPIGKWRNLTNSELQEINRLVSGSSKTHNKIK, encoded by the coding sequence ATGACACAAAAAGAGACAAGAATAAACAAATATTTAAGTGAAGTAGGCTACTGTTCCCGGCGGGCAGCTGACAAACTAATTGATCAGGGAAGAGTTACCATAAATGGTAAAGTACCTGAAATGGGCACTAAAATTATATCGGGCGATGAGGTTCGCGTAGATGGTGAGTTGATTTCAGAACCAAAAGAGAAACCTGTTTACCTTGCGTTCAATAAACCCATCGGAATTGTATGTACTACAGACACAAGGGTTGAAAAAGACAATATCATTGATTTTATTAATTATCCGAAACGTATCTTCCCTATTGGCCGTTTAGACAAGCCTAGTCAAGGGCTGATTTTTTTAACAAATGATGGGGATATAGTAAACAAGATTCTACGTGCCCGAAACCATCATGAAAAGGAGTACTTAGTAACTGTAGACAAACCCATCAATAAAAAATTTTTGGATCAAATGGCAAGTGGTGTTCCCATTTTAGACACTGTTACAAGAAAGTGCGAAATTACCGAAGTGAATAAATACCAGTTCAAAATTATTCTTACCCAAGGTTTAAATAGACAAATTCGTCGCATGTGTGAATACCTAGGTTACAATGTGAAAAAGTTGAAACGAATTCGTATAATGAATGTAAAACTGGACATGCCAATAGGAAAATGGCGTAATCTGACCAATTCAGAATTACAAGAAATTAATCGATTGGTTTCAGGTTCATCCAAAACCCACAACAAGATTAAATAA
- a CDS encoding AAA family ATPase, producing MSDVAAINDLVKKHVALKQEIAKVIIGQKDVIDLILLSIYTGGHSLLIGVPGLAKTLMVNTIAQTLGLDFKRIQFTPDLMPSDILGSEILDQNRNFKFIKGPVFSNIILADEINRTPPKTQAALLEAMQERAVTIAGKQHKLELPYFVLATQNPIEQEGTYPLPEAQLDRFMFAIELKYPSVEEEIAVVKATTSDDTVKLNSLFNAEEILEVQHLIRRIPVPDNVVNYAVTLVNNTRPNLESSPDFVKEYLDWGAGPRASQNLILGAKAHAAINGKFSPDIEDVRAVAMGILRHRIIKNYKAEAEGVTEEDIVYKLF from the coding sequence ATGTCAGATGTAGCCGCCATAAATGACCTTGTTAAAAAACATGTTGCCTTAAAGCAAGAGATTGCCAAAGTCATAATTGGTCAAAAAGACGTTATTGATCTTATTTTATTATCTATTTACACAGGCGGGCATTCATTGTTGATAGGTGTTCCAGGATTGGCAAAGACTTTGATGGTGAATACCATAGCACAAACTTTGGGACTCGATTTTAAGAGGATACAGTTCACTCCAGATTTAATGCCCAGTGATATTTTAGGAAGCGAAATTTTAGACCAAAATCGAAATTTCAAGTTTATTAAAGGCCCCGTCTTTTCCAATATCATTTTAGCAGATGAAATAAACAGAACCCCACCTAAAACCCAAGCGGCTTTGCTTGAGGCAATGCAGGAACGGGCAGTGACCATTGCCGGTAAGCAGCATAAACTAGAACTACCTTATTTTGTGTTGGCCACACAAAACCCCATAGAGCAAGAAGGTACTTATCCTTTGCCAGAAGCACAGTTAGACCGTTTTATGTTTGCCATAGAACTCAAATACCCTTCTGTTGAAGAGGAAATTGCGGTTGTTAAAGCAACAACATCAGATGATACGGTCAAACTCAATAGCCTATTCAATGCTGAAGAAATATTAGAAGTTCAACATTTGATTCGTCGCATACCAGTGCCGGATAATGTTGTCAACTACGCTGTTACTTTAGTGAACAACACTAGACCAAACCTCGAATCATCTCCAGATTTTGTTAAAGAGTATTTGGATTGGGGAGCAGGACCGCGAGCTTCACAAAACTTGATATTGGGAGCGAAGGCGCATGCAGCCATAAATGGAAAATTCTCTCCGGACATAGAAGACGTTCGAGCCGTGGCAATGGGAATTCTTAGACATCGAATCATTAAGAACTACAAGGCTGAGGCAGAGGGTGTTACTGAAGAGGATATTGTTTATAAATTGTTCTAG
- a CDS encoding peptidylprolyl isomerase, which produces MYKTKKIKALLSFLFITSVVVSQVTEQIPDTQIEPPEPELQADMGIKKDSVSNFKKLKLDGIAAVVGDYVILESDIEKTLIDLKSQGAMTEDITRCGLLGKLMEDRLYAHQAVQDSLLVSDDEVSLTTERQIQSFVAQMGSMAKLLKFYKKENEASLREDINKINKLRMLSEKMQSSIVSEIEITPEEVRQFFNKIPEDERPVFGAEMEISQIVKQPKATEIEKQKVIDKLSAIKADVEDNDAKFSVKAILYSQDPGSKSKGGFYSITKDTGFDKTFKDVAFSMQEGAVSEPFETMFGFHLIYIEKIRGQELDLRHILITPEISQESLDEAKTELDSIRKHIEEGKYSFADAARNFSDEKETKFDGGLLRNPITYDSRFELTKMDPALYNQVRTLKDNEISHPILEQDPRGGGPKYKLLNITNRYDEHVADFAKDYTKIQQLALTEKQYNAIKKWMSEHIDETYISVNESNKGCDFANNWVKE; this is translated from the coding sequence ATGTACAAGACAAAAAAGATTAAAGCATTATTATCATTTCTATTTATTACTAGTGTAGTGGTTTCCCAGGTGACTGAGCAAATCCCAGATACACAAATTGAACCACCAGAGCCAGAACTTCAGGCCGATATGGGTATCAAGAAAGACTCCGTGAGTAATTTCAAAAAATTAAAATTGGATGGTATCGCTGCTGTAGTAGGGGACTATGTTATTTTGGAATCTGATATTGAAAAAACGCTCATTGATCTCAAAAGCCAAGGAGCAATGACCGAAGACATAACTAGGTGTGGGCTTTTGGGTAAATTGATGGAAGATCGCCTTTATGCACATCAAGCAGTTCAAGATAGTCTTTTGGTTTCAGATGATGAGGTAAGTTTGACCACTGAGAGACAAATACAATCTTTCGTTGCACAGATGGGTTCTATGGCTAAATTGCTGAAGTTTTATAAAAAAGAAAATGAAGCTAGCTTAAGAGAGGACATTAATAAAATTAATAAGTTAAGGATGCTTTCGGAAAAAATGCAGAGTAGTATTGTTTCCGAAATTGAGATTACACCAGAAGAAGTGCGTCAGTTTTTCAATAAAATCCCAGAGGATGAGCGGCCTGTTTTTGGGGCTGAAATGGAGATTTCACAAATTGTAAAGCAACCCAAAGCAACGGAAATTGAAAAACAGAAGGTTATTGATAAGTTGAGTGCAATAAAAGCAGATGTTGAGGATAACGATGCAAAGTTTAGCGTAAAGGCAATACTATATTCACAAGACCCTGGTTCAAAGTCAAAAGGTGGTTTTTATAGTATTACCAAGGATACAGGTTTTGACAAAACTTTTAAAGATGTTGCATTTAGCATGCAAGAAGGCGCGGTTTCAGAACCTTTTGAAACCATGTTCGGTTTCCATCTTATTTATATCGAAAAAATCAGGGGGCAAGAACTTGACTTACGCCATATTTTGATTACCCCAGAGATTTCACAGGAATCATTGGACGAGGCAAAAACCGAATTGGATTCAATACGTAAACATATTGAAGAAGGCAAGTATTCTTTTGCCGATGCTGCACGAAATTTTTCTGATGAAAAAGAAACCAAATTTGATGGTGGACTTTTAAGAAATCCTATTACTTATGATTCAAGATTTGAGTTGACCAAAATGGACCCAGCGCTTTATAATCAAGTAAGGACCCTTAAAGATAATGAGATTTCCCATCCGATACTAGAGCAGGATCCAAGGGGTGGCGGCCCAAAATACAAATTGCTCAATATTACCAATAGGTACGATGAGCATGTGGCCGACTTTGCGAAAGACTATACAAAAATTCAACAGTTGGCACTTACCGAAAAGCAATATAATGCGATAAAAAAGTGGATGAGTGAGCATATTGATGAAACTTACATTAGCGTAAATGAATCGAATAAGGGCTGTGATTTTGCCAATAATTGGGTAAAAGAATAG
- a CDS encoding peptidyl-prolyl cis-trans isomerase, whose amino-acid sequence MAFFFVACNSVWKDNSGEGPIARVGESYLYKEDVVPFLTEGMTKEDSTSLVTGYINNWASKQLLLSKSKINLSEDKLAEFDALVNTYRTDLYTRAYKEALVQQGSDTVVSQSQMEGFYKKEKENFKLKEKIISLRFIELPLQFLNKETVISKLKKFDDDDVTYLDSIGVQFKKLNFNDSIWVSASRVREEIPPLTLENQNRYLKKSQFFELQDSLGVYLAKITGVLEINDIAPLSYIEPSIKQVLLNRRKLDYIRRLETEIIDEAIKEKEFEVYVQDKKD is encoded by the coding sequence ATGGCATTTTTCTTTGTGGCATGCAATTCCGTCTGGAAAGATAATTCAGGTGAAGGCCCAATCGCCAGAGTAGGGGAAAGCTATTTGTATAAAGAAGATGTTGTTCCTTTTTTAACCGAGGGCATGACCAAAGAAGACAGTACCTCTTTGGTTACTGGTTATATTAATAATTGGGCCTCAAAACAGTTATTACTTTCTAAGTCCAAAATCAATCTATCTGAAGATAAGCTTGCCGAATTTGATGCTTTGGTTAATACTTACAGAACTGACTTGTACACTAGAGCCTATAAAGAAGCGCTTGTTCAACAGGGCAGTGACACTGTTGTTAGCCAATCTCAAATGGAAGGGTTTTATAAAAAAGAAAAAGAGAACTTTAAGTTAAAAGAAAAGATAATAAGCCTACGGTTTATAGAATTACCATTGCAATTTCTGAATAAGGAAACTGTCATAAGTAAACTCAAAAAATTTGATGATGATGATGTTACCTATTTGGATTCTATTGGCGTACAATTTAAAAAGCTCAATTTTAACGATTCAATATGGGTGAGTGCTTCGCGGGTTCGAGAGGAAATCCCACCGTTGACCCTTGAAAATCAGAATAGATACTTAAAAAAATCACAATTTTTTGAATTGCAGGATTCATTAGGGGTATATTTGGCAAAGATTACCGGGGTACTCGAAATCAACGATATTGCTCCGTTGTCATATATTGAACCCTCTATTAAGCAGGTACTACTAAACCGCAGAAAGTTGGACTATATTCGAAGGTTGGAAACCGAGATTATAGATGAAGCTATTAAAGAAAAAGAATTCGAAGTCTATGTACAAGACAAAAAAGATTAA
- a CDS encoding serine hydrolase: MIKNQLTIFLVFCITISCAEKSVIKNPIEYALTSENINIKRVVDSLEQYEVQIKLSQINRVKDSIIFKDYDFQVDESNYFYPASTVKFPIAVLAMEKLNKLDSIDMNTRFYVEGDSIETTFANDVSKIFAVSDNLANNRLLEFIGQDAINKNLELKGITPVRIAHRLSTENADEITTKPLIVYLNDSTTASINGTINTSAKPLEIKRTEKGIGYYAEDSLMTGPFSFALKNYYPINAQHSVLKRMIFPEVFNENERFNLNDEQREFILEAMHTLPKNVGYDPIEYYDSYVKFLMFGDSRENMPENIKVYNKVGYAYGTLTDCAYILDAKNNIEFMLTTTILVNKDGIFNDNVYEYEDVGIPFLAELGRVIYKYELKRKKK, from the coding sequence ATGATCAAAAATCAACTTACAATATTTCTGGTTTTTTGCATAACAATTTCTTGCGCTGAGAAAAGTGTGATAAAAAACCCTATTGAATATGCCCTTACCTCTGAAAACATAAATATTAAAAGGGTCGTGGACAGTTTGGAACAATACGAGGTTCAAATTAAGCTATCCCAAATCAACCGTGTAAAGGATAGTATCATCTTTAAAGATTATGATTTTCAGGTTGATGAAAGCAATTATTTTTATCCTGCCAGTACGGTGAAATTCCCAATCGCCGTTTTGGCAATGGAAAAATTAAATAAATTGGATTCAATTGACATGAATACCAGATTTTATGTGGAAGGAGATTCCATTGAAACCACATTCGCAAATGATGTTTCTAAAATTTTTGCCGTAAGTGATAATCTAGCAAACAACAGATTATTGGAATTTATAGGTCAAGATGCAATTAATAAGAATTTAGAGTTAAAAGGAATTACTCCGGTAAGGATTGCTCATAGGCTTTCTACCGAAAATGCTGATGAGATCACTACTAAACCTTTAATCGTTTATTTAAATGATAGCACAACAGCCTCGATAAATGGTACAATCAATACATCAGCTAAACCACTTGAAATAAAAAGAACCGAAAAAGGTATAGGCTATTATGCCGAAGACTCTCTAATGACAGGCCCTTTCAGTTTTGCATTAAAAAACTATTATCCCATCAATGCACAACATTCGGTTCTCAAACGAATGATTTTTCCGGAAGTCTTTAATGAAAATGAACGATTCAATTTAAATGATGAACAGCGTGAATTCATCCTTGAAGCCATGCATACTTTACCCAAGAACGTTGGTTATGACCCTATAGAATATTACGACAGTTATGTTAAGTTTTTAATGTTTGGTGATAGTAGGGAAAATATGCCGGAAAATATTAAGGTTTATAATAAGGTGGGATATGCATATGGAACCTTGACTGATTGTGCCTATATTCTTGACGCCAAGAACAATATAGAATTTATGCTCACCACTACTATTTTAGTAAATAAGGACGGCATTTTCAACGATAATGTTTATGAGTACGAGGACGTTGGTATTCCATTCCTTGCCGAATTAGGAAGGGTTATTTACAAATACGAACTCAAAAGAAAGAAAAAATAG